The genomic window AATGCAGGTATTCTTTTAAGAGGTATCAAAAAAGAAGATGTACAAAGAGGACAAGTTCTTATTAAGCCAGGAACAATTACTCCACATACAGAATTTAGAGGAGAAGTTTATATCCTTTCTAAAGAAGAGGGTGGAAGACATACTCCATTTTTCTCTGGATATAGACCACAGTTTTATGTAAGAACAACAGACGTAACTGGTTCTTGTACTTTACCTGAAGGTACAGAAATGGTTATGCCAGGTGACAATGTAGAAATGACAGTTAAACTAGTTGCTCCTATCGCTCTTGAAAAGGGAACTAAGTTCGCTATCAGAGAAGGTGGAAGAACTGTTGGTGCTGGAGTTGTTGCTGAAGTTATCGCGTAAGGATTAATATGGCAGCAGTTAGAATAAAAATCGGATTAAAATGTCAAGAAAGTGGAGATATTAACTACACTACTTGGAAAAACCCAAAAACTCATACTGAGAAATTTGAGGTTAACAAATATTGTCCAAGATTAAGAAAACACACTATTCATAAAGAAGTTAAGTTAAAGTCGTAAGACTTTACTTAACCCCTTTATCTTTTTAAGCAGGTCAGTAGCTCCAATGGTAGAGCGCCGGATTCCAAATCCGATGGCTGGGGGTTCGAGTCCCTCCTGGCCTGCCACTAAATATTTCTTAAAGTAGTAAAAATAACTTTTTTAAAAAATATTTATAAGCTAAATAATTATAACTCTGGAGTCGATTGTGAGTAAGTTAAAAACATATTATAAGAATGCAAGAGAAGAGATAGGAAAAGTAATTTTTCCAATTAAAGAACAAATTAGATCTGCTTATATTTCTGTATTTGTAGTAGTAACAGTTATTTCATTGTTTTTAGCTCTAATTGATGCTGTGATGTCTTTTAGCTTGTCTTCAGTAATAAACTAAGGAATAATAATGGCACATTTATGGTATGCAATTCAAACTCACTCTGGTAGTGAATTAACAGTGAAAAGAGCACTAGCAAGATTAGCTGATGAAATGGCTGATGGTAAAATTGCTGAGGTATTAGTTCCAACAGAAGATTTAATCGAAGTAAAAAAAGGTAATAAAACAATTGTTGAAAGACCTTTATATCCAGCATATGCTTTTGCTAAAATTGATTTAGATACTGCTTTATGGCATAGAATTCAATCAATGCCAAAAGTTGGAAGATTCATTGGTGAGTCTAAAAAACCTACACCATTATCTGAAAAAGATATCAATTCTATTTTAGATAAAGTTAATAATAGAGCTGCTGCTAAACCAAAAGTTTCATTTGATGATGGTGAAATGGTTAGAATCAATGAAGGTCCATTTGCAAACTTTAATGGAATAGTTGAAGATTTTGATATAGCTTCAGGTATACTGAAATTAAATGTATCAATTTTTGGGAGAAATACTCCTGTAGAGATTTCTTATACACAAGTAGAAAGAGTAGTTTAAATACTCTTTTAGAATATAGACATTAGGCAATAAAATTAGCTTCTGAGTTTTCTTGCCTAATGTCTAAATCATTAAACAACAAATTTAAAAGGAGAAAAGATGGCTAAAAAAATAGCTGGTGTTTTAAAACTTCAAATTCCTGCTGGTGCTGCAAACCCATCACCACCTGTTGGTCCTGCATTAGGACAAAGAGGAATCAATATTATGGAATTTTGTAAAGCTTTCAATGAAAAAACTAAGGATAAAGCAGGGTTTAGTATTCCTGTTGAAATTACTTATTATACAGATAAAAGTTTTACATTTTTAGTTAAACAACCACCAATGACTGACTTAATTAAAAAAATTTCAGGTGTTAAAAAAGGTAGCGATAACGCACTTAAAAACAAAATTGGTAAATTAACTAAAGATCAAGTTATGGAAATCGTTGATATGAAAATCAAAGATTTAAATACTGATGATAAAGAACAAGCTGCAAAAATTGTTGCAGGTTCTGCTAGATCAATGGGAATTGAAACAGAAATTTAATATTTCTTTTCATTAGCCTTACCACCAGGCTCATACGGCGGTAGCAAAAAAAAATAAAATTGCGGAGAGTAAAATGGCAAAAGTTTCAAAAAGATATAAAAGTTTATTAGAAAAAATTGAAGATAAAAAATACACATTGGCAGAAGCAGTTGTTTGTGTAAAAGAATTAAAATCAGCTAAATTTGATGAAAGTGTTGAAGTTGCACTTAATCTTAATGTAGATCCAAGACACGCTGATCAAATGATTAGAGGTGCAGTTGTTCTTCCTCACGGTACTGGTAAAACTGTAAGAGTTGCAGTTTTTGCTAAGGGAACAAAAATGGATGAAGCAAAAGCAGCTGGTGCTGATATTGTTGGTAATGATGATTTAGTAGAATCAATTCAAGCTGGAAACATTGACTTTGATGTTTTAATAGCTACTCCTGATTGTATGGGAATGGTTGGTAAAATCGGTAGAATTTTAGGGCCAAAAGGTTTAATGCCTAATCCTAAAACTGGAACTGTTACAATGGATGTTAACAAAGCTGTTAATGATGCTAAAGGTGGTCAAGTTACATATAGAGTTGATAAAAAAGGTAATATGCAAGCAGCAGTTGGAAAAGTATCTTTTTCTAATGAAGCAATTGTAGAAAATATCAAAGCATTTGTAGGTGCAATTAATAAAGCAAAACCTTCAACTGCAAAAGGTAGATATGTTACTAATGCAGCAATTTCTTTAACTATGTCACCATCTATTTCATTAGAAGTATTAGAAGTTATGGATATTAAAGGGTAAATAAAAGTAAGTTTTACTTTTGTTTATTTAAGTTTTCAGGTAGATTTTTTTATCTGAAAACTTGTTAAAAGAAATTTTAACATTCAAAGATGTTGATTTAATCAATATCTTTGAGTGTTATTCAAGGCACTGATATAAAACTGAAGACAGCTGGTTAGATACCCCCGTATCTTGTAAAACCCGCCGAAGTTGGATGTTTTGAAAGGGGGAAATATATAATGATGACTAAACAACAAAAATCAGAAATCGTTGATTTCTTAACTTCTGAATTCAAAGAGTCTCAAGCTATCGTAGTTTGTGATTATAAAGGATTAACTCATAAACAGTTAGAAGTATTAAGAAAAGACGCTAGAGATAATGGAACTAAAGTACAAGTTGCAAAAAATACTCTTGTTGCTGTTTCTGTAAAAAATGCTGAGTTAGGTGATATCGAATTAACTGGTACAAACATTTTCTTATGGTCTGAAGATCAAATCTCAGCTTGTAAAGTAGCTGATAAGTTTGCATCTGATAACAAAGATAAATTTGCTATCAAATCTGGTATCATTGAAGGTAAAATCGCTGATCTTGCTACTGTTAATGCATTTGCTAAGTTACCATCAAGAGAACAACTTCTTGGTATGCTTGCAGCTACATGGATGGCTCCAGTTACGAACTTTACTATTGGGCTTGATGCTCTTAGAAAGAAAAAAGAAGAAGAGGCTGCTTAATAAGCAACAATTATTTAATAAAAATTAAAATATATAAGGAAAAGAAATGGCAATTTCTAAAGAAGACGTATTAGAATACATCTCTGGTTTATCTGTATTAGAGTTATCAGAATTAGTTAAAGAATTCGAAGAAAAATTTGGTGTATCTGCACAACCTGTTGCAGTTGCTGGTGGAGCTGTTGCAGCTGTAGAATCTGCTGAAGAACAAACAGAATTTAATGTTGTTCTTGTTGATGCAGGAGACAAAAAAATTAATGTTATTAAAGCAATTAGAGCATTAACTGGTCTTGGATTAAAAGAAGCAAAAGCTATGTCTGAAGAAGCTGGTGCAATCGTTAAAGAAGGTATCGGAAAAGAAGATGCAGAAGCAGCTAAAACTGAATTAGAAGCAGCTGGTGCAAAAGTAGAATTAAAATAATTACTTTTTTGTAATTCATTCTATGTAATACAAGGCTTACGAGCCTTGTATATAGATAGCATCTTTGAAGGCTAAGGTTAAAATTTTGAGGAATTTTAACCCTATCCTTTAGGGATGCTTTTGTGCTTTATACTAAAAAGCAAAAAAAAAATCAAATTTTTGACAAGGTGAACTATGCTAAATTCTTTAAAATCTGGTAATAGGCTTAGAGTCGATTTTGCTAAAAATCCACAACATATTGAAATTCCTAATTTATTACAATTACAACAAAATTCGTATGACAACTTTTTAATGGTCGGAAAAGAGAGCAGAACTGATGCTGGAATAGAAAAAGTATTTAAATCAATTTTCCCAATACATGATGCTCAGGGTAGAATTACTCTTGATTATATAGAAAGTGAAGTGGGTAAACCAAAATACGACGTAAGAGAGTCTATGGTTAGAGGTCTTACTTACTCAATCCCATTAAAAATCAAAATAAGATTAACACTTTGGGATCTTAACGAAAAAACTGGTGAAAAAATCGGCGTTAAAGATATGAAAGAACAATCTTTATTCGTTAGAGAAATACCTTTAATGACAGATAGAACTTCATTTATTGTAAATGGTGTTGAAAGAGTTGTCGTTAACCAATTACATAGATCTCCTGGTGTTATCTTCAAAGAAGAAGAATCAAATACTGCTGGAAATAAATTGATCTATACTGGACAAATTATTCCAGATAGAGGTTCTTGGTTATATTTTGAATATGATGCAAAAGATGTATTATACGTAAGAATCAACAAAAGAAGAAAAGTTCCTGTAACTATTCTTTTCAGAGCATTAGGATATTCTAAAGAAGATATTATCAAAATGTTCTACCCAATTTTAAATATTAAAATTAAAAACAATAAATTCTTAACTGAATTTAGTCCTGAAGATTTTACAGGAAGAGTTGAATTTGATATTAAAGATGACAAAGGTAATTTAGTAATTGCTGCTGGAAAAAGATTAACTGCTAGAAAAGCTAAGGCATTAGTTGATGGTGGATTAAAATTAGTTGAATACCCAGTTGAATTATTAATGGACAGAAGTACTGCTGGTACAATTTTTGATCCAGAATCTGGTGAAGTATTATTTGATTCTTTAACTCATTTAGATGAATTAAAATTAAAAAAATTACTTGACTTAGGTTTTGATTCTTTTGATATTGCAAATGATTTAGCTGAAGGAGTTGATGATTCTATTATCAATGCATTTGCTGCAGATGCTGAGTCTTTAAAATTATTAAGACAAACTGAACAACTAGAAGATGAAAATGATTTAGCTGCTATTAGAATTTATAAAGTAATGAGACCAGGTGAGCCTGTAACTAAAGAAGCCGCAAAAGATTTCGTTAAAAAATTATTCTTTGATCCAGAAAGATATGACTTAACTAAAGTGGGAAGAATGAAAATGAACCACAAGTTAGGTGTAAATGTTCCTGAATATGTTACAACACTTACTTATGAAGATGTTATTAAAACTGTTCAATACCTTGTAAAAGTTAAATCTGGTCATGGTCATATCGATGATAGAGATCACTTAGGTAACAGAAGAATTAGAGCTATTGGTGAGTTACTTGCAAATGAAATGCATTCTGGTTTAATCAAAATGCAAAAAGCAATTAGAGACAAAATGACTACATTATCTGGTACATTAGAAGATATTATGCCACATGATTTAGTTAACTCTAAAATGATTACATCAACAATTACTGAGTTCTTTACATCTGGACAATTATCACAATTTATGGACCAAACTAATCCATTATCAGAAGTTACTCATAAAAGAAGACTTTCTGCACTTGGTGAAGGTGGACTTGTAAAAGAGAGAGCTGGATTTGAAGTAAGAGATGTTCACGCAACTCACTACGGAAGAATTTGTCCAGTTGAAACTCCAGAGGGACAAAATATTGGTCTTATCAATACATTATCTACATTTGCAAAAGTAAATGAATTAGGATTTATTGAAGCACCATATAAAAAAGTTCAAGATGGAATTGTTTCAAATGAAATTATTTATGTAACAGCAACCCAAGAAGAGGGATTATTAATTGCTCCTGGTTCTACTAAAGTTGATGACAATGGTAAAATTGTTGAACCTTTAATTGAAGCTAGACAAGATGGTGAAATTTTAATTGTAGAAAGATCTAAAGTTAATTTAATTGATATCTCTTCTCAAATGGTTATGGGAGTTGCTGCTTCATTAATTCCATTCTTAGAACATGATGATGCCAATAGAGCACTTATGGGATCGAATATGATGAGACAAGCCGTTCCATTATTAAGACCAAATGCTCCAATAGTTGGGACTGGTTTAGAAAAAACAGTTGCAAGAGATGCTTGGGAAGCTATTAAAGCTGATAGAACAGGTGTTGTTGAAAAAGCTGATGCTAAAAATATTTACATTAGAGGTGAAGATGAAAATGGTGCATTTATTGACCATTATAGTGTAAATAAAAATGTTAGAACAAATAATAATACATCTTTTGGGCAAAGAATTGCAGTAAAAGAGGGTGATACAGTTCAAAAAGGTCAAGTAATCGCTGATGGTCCTTCAATGGACAAAGGTGAATTAGCAGTTGGTGTTAATGCTTGTGTTGCCTTTATGCCATGGAATGGATATAACTACGAAGATGCGATTGTATTATCTCAAAGATTAATTAAAGAAGATGCATTTACTTCTATTCATATTTATGAAAAAGATGTTGAGTGTAGAGAGCTTAAACATGGTAATGAAGAGATAACAAGAGATTTACCAGGTGTAAAAGATGAATCAATTACACATCTTGATGAATCAGGAATTGTAAAAGTTGGTACATTTATCAAGCCAGGTATGATTATGGTTGGAAAAGTTACACCAAAAGGCGAAATTAAACCAACTCCTGAAGAGAGACTATTAAGAGCAATCTTTGGTGAAAAAGCAGGTCACGTTATTAATAAATCACTTTACTGTCCTACTTCAATGGAAGGTACAGTTGTTGATGTAAAAGTATTTACTAAAAAAGGTTATGAAAAAGATTCAAGAGCAGTTGCTGAAATAGAATCAGAAAAAGCTGAACTTGATTTAAAACATCATGATAAACTATTAATGCTTGATAGAGAAGAGATTTTAAAAATCAATGATTTATTATCAAAAGCCCTATTAGTTAAAGATGTTGATTTAGATGATGTAGTTTATAAAAAAGGTCAAGTTATTCCTTTAGATGTATTAGCAAATGTAAATAGATTTGCTATGAAAAAAGTAGTATCTTCTTATGATAAAGATGTTGAGAAAAAATACAACGATATAAAAGAGTATTTTATTAATCAAAA from Arcobacter sp. F2176 includes these protein-coding regions:
- the rpmG gene encoding 50S ribosomal protein L33 → MAAVRIKIGLKCQESGDINYTTWKNPKTHTEKFEVNKYCPRLRKHTIHKEVKLKS
- the secE gene encoding preprotein translocase subunit SecE, with the translated sequence MSKLKTYYKNAREEIGKVIFPIKEQIRSAYISVFVVVTVISLFLALIDAVMSFSLSSVIN
- the nusG gene encoding transcription termination/antitermination protein NusG, whose amino-acid sequence is MAHLWYAIQTHSGSELTVKRALARLADEMADGKIAEVLVPTEDLIEVKKGNKTIVERPLYPAYAFAKIDLDTALWHRIQSMPKVGRFIGESKKPTPLSEKDINSILDKVNNRAAAKPKVSFDDGEMVRINEGPFANFNGIVEDFDIASGILKLNVSIFGRNTPVEISYTQVERVV
- the rplK gene encoding 50S ribosomal protein L11 — translated: MAKKIAGVLKLQIPAGAANPSPPVGPALGQRGINIMEFCKAFNEKTKDKAGFSIPVEITYYTDKSFTFLVKQPPMTDLIKKISGVKKGSDNALKNKIGKLTKDQVMEIVDMKIKDLNTDDKEQAAKIVAGSARSMGIETEI
- the rplA gene encoding 50S ribosomal protein L1 — translated: MAKVSKRYKSLLEKIEDKKYTLAEAVVCVKELKSAKFDESVEVALNLNVDPRHADQMIRGAVVLPHGTGKTVRVAVFAKGTKMDEAKAAGADIVGNDDLVESIQAGNIDFDVLIATPDCMGMVGKIGRILGPKGLMPNPKTGTVTMDVNKAVNDAKGGQVTYRVDKKGNMQAAVGKVSFSNEAIVENIKAFVGAINKAKPSTAKGRYVTNAAISLTMSPSISLEVLEVMDIKG
- the rplJ gene encoding 50S ribosomal protein L10, producing MTKQQKSEIVDFLTSEFKESQAIVVCDYKGLTHKQLEVLRKDARDNGTKVQVAKNTLVAVSVKNAELGDIELTGTNIFLWSEDQISACKVADKFASDNKDKFAIKSGIIEGKIADLATVNAFAKLPSREQLLGMLAATWMAPVTNFTIGLDALRKKKEEEAA
- the rplL gene encoding 50S ribosomal protein L7/L12 translates to MAISKEDVLEYISGLSVLELSELVKEFEEKFGVSAQPVAVAGGAVAAVESAEEQTEFNVVLVDAGDKKINVIKAIRALTGLGLKEAKAMSEEAGAIVKEGIGKEDAEAAKTELEAAGAKVELK
- the rpoB gene encoding DNA-directed RNA polymerase subunit beta — translated: MLNSLKSGNRLRVDFAKNPQHIEIPNLLQLQQNSYDNFLMVGKESRTDAGIEKVFKSIFPIHDAQGRITLDYIESEVGKPKYDVRESMVRGLTYSIPLKIKIRLTLWDLNEKTGEKIGVKDMKEQSLFVREIPLMTDRTSFIVNGVERVVVNQLHRSPGVIFKEEESNTAGNKLIYTGQIIPDRGSWLYFEYDAKDVLYVRINKRRKVPVTILFRALGYSKEDIIKMFYPILNIKIKNNKFLTEFSPEDFTGRVEFDIKDDKGNLVIAAGKRLTARKAKALVDGGLKLVEYPVELLMDRSTAGTIFDPESGEVLFDSLTHLDELKLKKLLDLGFDSFDIANDLAEGVDDSIINAFAADAESLKLLRQTEQLEDENDLAAIRIYKVMRPGEPVTKEAAKDFVKKLFFDPERYDLTKVGRMKMNHKLGVNVPEYVTTLTYEDVIKTVQYLVKVKSGHGHIDDRDHLGNRRIRAIGELLANEMHSGLIKMQKAIRDKMTTLSGTLEDIMPHDLVNSKMITSTITEFFTSGQLSQFMDQTNPLSEVTHKRRLSALGEGGLVKERAGFEVRDVHATHYGRICPVETPEGQNIGLINTLSTFAKVNELGFIEAPYKKVQDGIVSNEIIYVTATQEEGLLIAPGSTKVDDNGKIVEPLIEARQDGEILIVERSKVNLIDISSQMVMGVAASLIPFLEHDDANRALMGSNMMRQAVPLLRPNAPIVGTGLEKTVARDAWEAIKADRTGVVEKADAKNIYIRGEDENGAFIDHYSVNKNVRTNNNTSFGQRIAVKEGDTVQKGQVIADGPSMDKGELAVGVNACVAFMPWNGYNYEDAIVLSQRLIKEDAFTSIHIYEKDVECRELKHGNEEITRDLPGVKDESITHLDESGIVKVGTFIKPGMIMVGKVTPKGEIKPTPEERLLRAIFGEKAGHVINKSLYCPTSMEGTVVDVKVFTKKGYEKDSRAVAEIESEKAELDLKHHDKLLMLDREEILKINDLLSKALLVKDVDLDDVVYKKGQVIPLDVLANVNRFAMKKVVSSYDKDVEKKYNDIKEYFINQKSRLRTDHEEKLEVLEHDDILQSGVIKQVKVYIATKRKIKVGDKMAGRHGNKGIVSNIVPQVDMPYLEDGSTVDVILNPLGVPSRMNIGQILEVHLGLVGKRLGTQIQDIFDAKKTEFVSELRAKMTEIADVAKLMNGKEFLAKLSDDELVDYAQDWTKGVRFATQVFDGVKEDEFLKLFELAKIDLDGKTNLIDGKTGDKMKERVNVGYMYMLKLHHLVDEKVHARSTGPYSLVTQQPVGGKALFGGQRFGEMEVWALEAYGATSVLKEMLTTKSDDVEGRTRAYRAISNGENVPDSGVPETFFVLTKELKALGLDVEIFDEVENNE